Within Thermoplasmata archaeon, the genomic segment CGCGCTCGCGTCTTCCCGCCTCGCCTGACCGCACCTGTCCTAATTCGCAGAGCGCCCCCGCCCCATCCTCCTCAGTTCCCGATGTACTTCGAGTAAATCGCCCTCGCCGTCTTTTCATCCCCGGTCCCTGATATCATGACCCGCCCGTTCCTGAACACAGTCACTCTGTACAGCCCAGTATTGAAGACGAGCCACATGGGCTTGGCCTGCCGAAGCTCCACCTCCGGGAGCCGTCGCAGGGAATCCGCAATTCTCTCGAGGTCGAGGGAGGTCTTTTCGGGAGGAACCAGCTGGACGCTCTCCGAGCCGCAGAGAACCGTGGCGCCGGTCCTTAGGGTACTCTCAAGGAAGTCGAACCTCCGCCTGCCGCAGCAGGGGCAGTCGGGCCTCTTCTCTAACTTTATCTCGTGCCTCTCACCTGTCCATAGGTCTAGGAGGAGCAAGCCTCTCGGGGCCATGTCCCCGGCCAGATACTTGATGGCCTCCGTCGCCGCTAGCGCGCCCATCGCGACCGGGGCCGTGTTCAAGACGCCCGCGGTGGCGCATGTCGGAACGGTCCCCGCCGAGGGCATGGAGGGGAGCAGGCAGCGGAAGCACGGGCCCCCCTGCGCATCGAAGAGCGAGACCATTCCGTAGGTCCCCACCGCACCAACGTAAACCCACGGCCTTCCGAGCTTCACGCAGGCGTCGTTGAGCAGGTAGCGCGTC encodes:
- a CDS encoding ThiF family adenylyltransferase, whose protein sequence is MSGARYSRQEILPQLGAEGQKRLGASSVLVVGAGGTGGTVAQLLVRAGVGKITVIDRDVVEESNLHRQLLYEEGDVGAPKALLAAERLRAINSGVDVEGLAEDFSPANAEALVRASDIAMDGTDNLETRYLLNDACVKLGRPWVYVGAVGTYGMVSLFDAQGGPCFRCLLPSMPSAGTVPTCATAGVLNTAPVAMGALAATEAIKYLAGDMAPRGLLLLDLWTGERHEIKLEKRPDCPCCGRRRFDFLESTLRTGATVLCGSESVQLVPPEKTSLDLERIADSLRRLPEVELRQAKPMWLVFNTGLYRVTVFRNGRVMISGTGDEKTARAIYSKYIGN